One part of the Methanocalculus alkaliphilus genome encodes these proteins:
- a CDS encoding hydrogenase 3 maturation endopeptidase HyCI produces MMLILGVGNTLLSDDGAGCYIAEAIADIHPAYNGGTAPENFTAPIRRAAPSLLVIVDAAAMGLPAGSIRIIPPEKIDDTSIGTHMLPLSHLIAYLSPDIPEILFIGIEPETIQPGVGLSPAVQEAADRLLDLLQMGEIRSLEGL; encoded by the coding sequence ATGATGCTCATCCTTGGTGTCGGAAACACCCTCCTTTCAGATGATGGTGCCGGCTGCTATATTGCAGAGGCGATCGCTGACATCCACCCTGCCTACAACGGGGGCACTGCACCGGAGAATTTCACCGCCCCGATCCGCCGTGCCGCCCCTTCCCTGCTTGTCATCGTTGATGCGGCAGCAATGGGCCTTCCCGCAGGCAGCATCCGGATCATCCCCCCGGAGAAGATCGATGATACGAGCATCGGCACCCATATGCTCCCGCTCTCGCACCTGATCGCCTATCTCTCCCCTGACATCCCCGAGATCCTCTTCATCGGGATTGAGCCAGAGACGATCCAGCCGGGCGTCGGCCTCTCTCCTGCTGTACAGGAGGCTGCAGATCGGCTCCTTGACCTGCTCCAGATGGGAGAGATCCGATCATTGGAGGGGTTGTAA
- a CDS encoding Ig-like domain-containing protein — translation MSEFGPVLYYHDTGGYVEPTPYPLNPRAPTPTPTPTPTPTPTPTPTPTPTPTPTPTPTPTPTPTPTPTPTPTPTPTPTPTPTLYEVTGVTAIGDFAVEYGTSFQEIGLPRTVQATICDGSVRTVDVYWPNTASGYDGTTSGTYRLEGILVNLPDEIINPDGVVVQTDVKVGKKPLPPTNPSRQEMVIPIQVGYNLISIPYEDAELEATSPASIRIFSPTNNPNSRGGQSIELDELVPGRAYWVSSSSVSEIIVKGTRPSSITMELGRGWNPIGAPSDEIHMNDITLDPSDAWSLPFVYAYNPARRSYEAVTTLQPGRGYFAALGTDCTIQLF, via the coding sequence TTGTCAGAATTTGGCCCGGTCCTCTATTACCATGATACCGGCGGCTATGTCGAACCCACACCCTATCCATTAAACCCACGGGCACCGACACCAACCCCAACCCCAACACCAACACCGACACCGACACCGACACCAACCCCAACACCAACACCGACACCAACGCCAACGCCAACACCGACACCGACACCGACACCGACACCGACACCAACACCAACACCAACACCGACACCGACACCGACACCGACACTTTATGAGGTTACTGGAGTAACGGCAATAGGTGACTTTGCAGTAGAATACGGTACATCATTCCAGGAGATCGGACTTCCCCGAACCGTTCAGGCAACCATCTGTGATGGTTCTGTGCGGACAGTCGATGTTTACTGGCCCAATACTGCATCCGGGTATGATGGCACAACCTCAGGCACATACAGGCTCGAAGGTATCCTTGTGAACCTTCCGGATGAGATCATCAACCCTGATGGTGTTGTTGTTCAGACCGATGTGAAGGTTGGCAAGAAACCACTTCCACCAACCAACCCTTCAAGGCAGGAAATGGTGATCCCCATTCAGGTGGGATATAACTTAATATCGATACCATATGAGGATGCAGAGCTTGAGGCAACATCACCCGCTTCGATTCGTATCTTCTCCCCAACCAACAACCCGAATTCACGTGGAGGACAAAGCATCGAACTTGATGAACTTGTGCCAGGAAGAGCATACTGGGTCTCATCATCCAGTGTCAGTGAGATCATCGTGAAGGGAACCAGGCCCTCCTCGATCACCATGGAACTTGGGCGAGGATGGAACCCCATCGGTGCTCCCAGTGATGAAATTCATATGAATGATATTACCCTTGATCCATCAGATGCCTGGTCCTTACCATTTGTCTATGCATACAATCCTGCAAGGCGATCCTATGAAGCAGTGACCACGCTTCAGCCAGGTCGCGGGTATTTTGCTGCCTTGGGTACAGACTGCACAATACAACTCTTCTAA
- a CDS encoding glycosyltransferase — protein MGIIRIKYICRCCSQFDKGLNKKIISQIKHLRNHNIETIHYSVCTDDEKASDSSIELIKIPMKTKLIFLKRVKREYNFYNILNYLITTSQEEDIVYLRIPYPSIQLTQILKKARLCKICIEYQTIEPLEYKLIKKYWYLILDFFFGNAIRTYTDAIVGVTDEITSYQLSRAGNQNKPHITIGNGFDVASATVRHPPKYDGKDLHLLCVAHIRRWNGLDRLLNGIANHHNSPKIILHIAGDGEELSHLQELAVHLGITDRVVYHGFTTGRSLDTLFNTCHIGVGSLGIHRIGLKEASILKAREYCARGLPFMYGIKDPDFPLDFPFILQIPPDESPVDMKKVISFAETVCTDHDTPRKMHRYAEEHLDWSVKMKTLKGFLETMSESRKGRPEKNSPDL, from the coding sequence TTGGGAATAATCAGAATAAAATATATCTGCAGATGTTGTTCACAATTTGATAAAGGTCTGAATAAGAAAATTATTTCTCAGATTAAGCATTTAAGGAACCATAATATCGAGACGATTCATTACTCTGTTTGTACAGATGATGAAAAGGCATCGGACAGTTCCATTGAATTAATAAAAATTCCAATGAAAACAAAATTAATTTTTTTAAAACGGGTGAAACGAGAGTATAATTTTTATAATATTTTAAATTATTTGATCACTACCTCACAAGAAGAAGATATAGTATATTTGCGTATACCCTATCCATCCATACAATTAACACAGATACTTAAAAAAGCGAGATTGTGCAAAATTTGCATTGAATATCAAACTATCGAACCTCTCGAATATAAATTGATAAAAAAATATTGGTATCTCATACTCGATTTTTTCTTTGGCAATGCGATACGAACGTATACAGATGCGATAGTCGGGGTCACGGATGAGATAACGAGCTATCAACTCTCCCGGGCAGGAAACCAAAATAAACCTCATATAACAATCGGAAATGGCTTTGATGTTGCTTCAGCCACGGTGCGCCATCCCCCAAAGTATGATGGAAAAGACCTTCATCTACTTTGTGTCGCGCACATCAGACGCTGGAATGGTCTCGATAGGCTTCTCAACGGCATTGCAAATCACCATAACTCCCCAAAAATAATTCTCCATATTGCAGGAGATGGAGAGGAACTGTCTCATCTCCAGGAATTAGCCGTTCACTTAGGAATCACTGATCGTGTGGTATATCATGGATTTACGACCGGCAGATCCCTCGATACCCTTTTTAATACGTGTCATATAGGAGTTGGGAGTCTTGGAATTCATCGCATTGGCTTGAAGGAAGCATCTATACTAAAAGCAAGAGAGTATTGTGCAAGAGGGCTTCCTTTTATGTATGGAATAAAGGATCCTGACTTTCCCCTTGATTTTCCTTTTATACTTCAGATTCCGCCTGATGAATCCCCGGTTGATATGAAAAAGGTTATTTCCTTTGCTGAGACGGTTTGTACAGACCATGACACTCCCCGGAAGATGCATAGATATGCAGAGGAACACCTGGACTGGTCAGTAAAAATGAAAACATTGAAAGGATTTTTAGAGACAATGAGTGAATCAAGAAAAGGCAGGCCGGAAAAGAATAGCCCTGATTTATAA